Proteins encoded together in one Psychrobacter sanguinis window:
- a CDS encoding Ig-like domain-containing protein encodes MKTVIVKAHNSKQTIQEIQAVTKDGQPNIIKAVKNVNYEFFDESIGRAPNHVITKRIDNNLHVSFEREGKETDLIIEGFYKSTKKQNEANHIDEEASNDQALIGMAEDGNYYYYIPDTGQVYDYVTQLEVGATEGQALGGDEMLAPWWVTAPVGFPWWLGLGLIPIVAIGKNDNDKGPVKNPPVANDDTVVGETNKPVIIDVINNDTDANNNLDPTTVKLIDPDTVNQTTEVIVAGEGVWKVDTITGDVTFQPDLGFISDPTPIKYVVADTTGLQSNEATITIAYPPTVSISATDNQAIEGIDNTLVFTVSQTKISNFDTTVTVSLGASDIDASDIASITYTNANGEAVTLSTQAQIQNFFEKGDKVTIPAGSTQASAIIITVVDDTVYEKSEDMVLEISRPVNAVLGQASDKATILDEDATDGTPNDGDKPTVTVSGASAVEGDILVHKVTLSHTDSD; translated from the coding sequence ATGAAAACTGTTATCGTAAAAGCTCACAACAGCAAACAGACCATACAAGAAATTCAAGCTGTTACTAAAGATGGCCAACCCAATATCATCAAAGCTGTTAAGAACGTCAACTATGAGTTTTTTGACGAGTCAATTGGACGTGCACCAAACCACGTTATTACCAAGCGGATAGATAATAATCTACACGTTTCATTTGAGCGTGAAGGTAAAGAAACTGATTTGATAATTGAGGGCTTTTATAAGTCTACTAAAAAACAAAATGAAGCTAACCATATCGATGAAGAAGCAAGTAATGATCAAGCACTAATTGGTATGGCTGAAGATGGCAACTATTACTACTATATACCAGATACAGGTCAAGTATATGACTATGTTACGCAGCTAGAAGTTGGCGCAACAGAAGGTCAAGCGTTAGGTGGTGATGAAATGCTTGCACCATGGTGGGTTACTGCGCCTGTAGGATTTCCTTGGTGGTTAGGTTTAGGTCTGATTCCTATTGTAGCTATAGGTAAAAATGATAATGATAAAGGGCCTGTAAAAAATCCTCCTGTGGCAAATGATGACACCGTAGTAGGTGAAACCAATAAGCCTGTGATAATAGATGTCATTAATAATGATACGGATGCTAATAATAATCTTGACCCAACGACGGTTAAACTTATTGATCCAGATACGGTTAATCAAACCACGGAAGTTATAGTGGCAGGCGAAGGGGTATGGAAGGTTGATACGATAACGGGTGACGTAACCTTCCAACCAGATCTAGGCTTTATTAGTGATCCAACACCAATAAAATATGTAGTAGCTGACACCACTGGTCTACAGTCAAACGAGGCAACGATTACTATTGCCTATCCGCCAACGGTGAGCATTAGTGCCACTGATAATCAGGCGATTGAGGGGATTGATAACACGTTAGTGTTTACTGTCTCACAAACCAAGATCAGTAACTTTGACACCACGGTAACCGTAAGTTTAGGGGCAAGTGATATTGATGCCTCAGACATCGCTTCGATCACTTACACTAATGCTAATGGAGAGGCCGTTACTCTATCGACTCAAGCCCAAATCCAAAACTTCTTTGAAAAAGGCGATAAAGTTACTATCCCAGCGGGTAGTACCCAGGCGTCTGCGATTATCATAACTGTCGTTGATGATACAGTTTATGAGAAGTCAGAGGATATGGTGCTTGAGATTAGCCGTCCTGTAAATGCGGTATTAGGTCAAGCTTCTGATAAAGCGACAATCTTAGATGAAGATGCTACGGATGGTACACCAAACGATGGCGACAAGCCGACAGTAACCGTAAGTGGCGCCAGTGCTGTTGAGGGTGACATCTTAGTTCATAAGGTTACCCTAAGCCATACGGACTCAGACTGA
- a CDS encoding OmpA family protein, whose product MKTKKLFTTLALLTSSLLAIESQAVNILNESNSKAVGNVRWHLQSDTKPEDLIKKPIPKDNVSIFFIRPLNNDPEQTSANIAINDRYQVSLQPGSFTQVYSCVGVNRLSTEVTGQKTNDLLANSIDFNLAPNNHYFFYVDIDSKGNSTIQPIESDKALNYLEGKRYQAHQITRVVPNCPIIKPSASVITSPVPAPVLEKEVSIELEVLFDNDKAIVKQEYFNEVQELAEFMQKYSNTSAIIEGHTDSNASDDYNQKLSERRANAIKQILISKFNISPDRLSAIGYGEQRPRATNKTAEGRQLNRRTIAVIKERVRVDQEGNQILK is encoded by the coding sequence ATGAAAACGAAAAAATTATTTACTACACTAGCTTTGTTAACGTCAAGTTTATTAGCTATAGAGTCACAAGCAGTTAATATTTTGAATGAAAGTAACTCTAAAGCAGTAGGTAATGTAAGATGGCATCTACAATCAGATACTAAACCTGAAGATTTAATTAAAAAACCAATACCTAAAGATAATGTCAGTATCTTTTTTATTAGACCATTAAATAATGATCCCGAACAGACGAGTGCCAATATTGCCATTAATGACCGCTATCAAGTAAGCCTTCAGCCGGGTAGCTTTACTCAGGTTTACTCATGTGTAGGGGTTAACCGTTTAAGTACTGAGGTGACTGGACAAAAAACAAATGACCTGTTAGCGAATAGTATCGACTTCAATCTAGCCCCAAACAACCACTATTTTTTCTATGTAGACATAGACAGCAAAGGTAACTCAACTATACAGCCAATAGAAAGTGACAAAGCACTCAACTATCTAGAAGGTAAGCGTTATCAGGCGCACCAGATTACACGAGTCGTTCCGAACTGTCCAATTATAAAGCCTAGTGCATCAGTTATAACATCACCCGTACCGGCACCGGTACTTGAAAAAGAAGTCAGCATAGAGCTTGAAGTATTGTTTGACAACGATAAGGCTATCGTTAAGCAGGAGTACTTTAATGAAGTTCAAGAGCTAGCAGAATTTATGCAGAAATACAGCAATACCTCAGCAATAATTGAAGGTCATACAGATAGCAATGCTAGTGACGATTATAACCAAAAGCTATCAGAGAGACGCGCTAACGCTATTAAACAGATCCTAATTAGTAAATTTAATATTTCACCTGACCGACTATCAGCTATAGGCTATGGTGAGCAGCGTCCGAGAGCGACTAATAAAACCGCAGAAGGTCGTCAACTAAACCGCCGTACCATCGCTGTTATCAAGGAGCGAGTACGAGTGGATCAAGAAGGCAACCAAATATTAAAGTAA